One Mauremys reevesii isolate NIE-2019 linkage group 27, ASM1616193v1, whole genome shotgun sequence genomic region harbors:
- the LOC120392048 gene encoding membrane primary amine oxidase-like isoform X2, protein MTFDTVQAPWSPDHQIQRPRLTKAVLDTEDKAAFRLHSNMPRYIYFAANSKNKWGHRRGYRIQIVSFTGEHLPETSLMERAISWGRYKLAVTKRKEEEPTSSSIYNQNDPWMPTVAFADFINKETIVNEDLVAWITTGFLHIPHAEDIPNTVTVGNGVGIFLRPYNYYDIDPSIYSPDGVFFTSEQDSSVCEVNHVACLSKSASCLPTLPPFTYDGFQNLTRL, encoded by the exons ATGACATTCGATACCGTGCAGGCTCCTTGGAGTCCAGACCACCAGATACAGCGCCCACGGCTCACCAAAGCAGTCCTGGACACAGAGGACAAGGCTGCGTTCCGGCTCCATTCAAACATGCCCAGATACATCTATTTTGCAGCCAACAGTAAAAATAAGTGGGGCCACCGGCGTGGCTACAGGATCCAGATCGTTAGCTTCACCGGGGAACATCTGCCAGAAACCAGTTTGATGGAGAGAGCGATCAGCTGGGGGAG GTACAAACTGGCTGTCACCAAACGAAAAGAGGAGGAACCAACCAGTAGCAGCATCTACAACCAGAACGACCCCTGGATGCCCACTGTGGCCTTTGCTGACTTCATAAACAAAGAGACCATTGTAAATGAG GACTTGGTTGCCTGGATAACAACTGGTTTCCTTCACATCCCACATGCTGAGGATATTCCCAACACAGTGACGGTGGGAAACGGAGTCGGCATTTTCCTGAGACCCTACAATTATTATGACATAGACCCTTCCATATACTCACCTGATGGCGTCTTTTTCACCAGTGAGCAGGACTCTAGTGTATGTGAAGTCAACCACGTTGCCTGCCTGTCCAAAAGTGCCTCATGTTTACCAACCCTCCCTCCGTTCACCTATGACGGCTTCCAAAATCTGACGAGACTGTAA